From Rhineura floridana isolate rRhiFlo1 chromosome 5, rRhiFlo1.hap2, whole genome shotgun sequence, a single genomic window includes:
- the OMP gene encoding olfactory marker protein yields MDLEAGELELHLVQDVQLTKCMRLRVQSLQQKNEKPQDGEKLLQANEFVYRVDFSRQHGLRFLRWDVALQKPGKVTIIGTSQHWTPDLTNLMRRQLLEPVGVFWKKPGSQELEWNEADALEFGERLVELARIRKVMYFLLAYTDGLEPAHLKCSVVFKA; encoded by the coding sequence ATGGATTTGGAGGCCGGTGAGCTGGAGCTCCATTTGGTGCAGGATGTCCAGCTGACCAAGTGCATGCGGCTGCGGGTGCAGAGCCTCCAGCAGAAGAATGAGAAGCCTCAGGACGGCGAGAAGCTCCTGCAGGCCAACGAGTTTGTCTACCGGGTGGACTTCTCTCGCCAGCACGGCCTCCGCTTCCTGCGCTGGGACGTCGCGCTGCAGAAACCAGGGAAGGTGACCATCATCGGCACCTCCCAGCACTGGACCCCGGACCTCACCAACCTCATGCGGAGGCAGCTGCTGGAGCCGGTGGGGGTCTTCTGGAAGAAGCCAGGCTCCCAGGAGTTGGAGTGGAACGAGGCCGATGCCCTGGAATTCGGGGAGAGGCTGGTGGAGTTAGCCAGGATCCGGAAGGTGATGTACTTTCTCCTGGCTTACACCGACGGTCTCGAACCGGCCCATCTCAAGTGCTCGGTGGTGTTCAAAGCCTGA